From the Manihot esculenta cultivar AM560-2 chromosome 3, M.esculenta_v8, whole genome shotgun sequence genome, one window contains:
- the LOC110612146 gene encoding VIN3-like protein 1 isoform X2, whose protein sequence is MVVPPHVSGVQSLSSSVQSTPEKNGNSDDASRSPELLQEFLKSGRKKELLRTCSDKDKKHTASSKSKITEFIKMGNKTLKRQESKKASSSSNNQPSSKKQQRKGENPTRVIPASEKSSDLGCSNSWICKNSACRAVLSIDDNFCKRCSCCICHLFDDNKDPSLWLVCTSESSGGDFCGLSCHIECALQREKVGVVDLGQLMQLDGSYCCASCGKVSGILGCWKKQLIIAKDARRVDVLCYRIYLSYRLLDGTSRFKELHEIVKDAKAKLETEVGPVNGVSAKMARGIVSRLSVAGDVQKLCSVAIDKAEECLAAISDGTSNCGEDSLPAACRFLFEEVTSSSVVIILIELSTVSSDDIKGYKLWYWKSREESHTKEPICMFPRAQRRILISNLQPCTEYTFRIVSYTESGDCGHSEAKCFTKSVEIIHKDPISSVALNGKNVNAQFGGGTSGSKRELKSTMSVNSSGFKVRELGKILHLARAQEQGYFEGFCSADAEKCCGASKVMNSETLEDQLPSVSGGLDLNVVSVPDLNEELTPLFESSRDEDNGCTLEQAVEADDDAASHDMKKNGLARSHGSGDSQTWTGRPSGEVSAVDSRADLCRKRDAHSNEEMHDCDSTLINGSPFRVSNGSGSLDENFEYCVKIIRWLECEGHINQEFRLKLLTWFSLRSTEQERRVVNTFIQTLIDDPSSLAGQLDDSFSDIISSKRPRNGFCNKLWH, encoded by the exons ATGGTAGTCCCTCCCCATG TTTCTGGGGTTCAAAGCCTTTCTTCCAGTGTGCAAAGCACACCAGAGAAAAATGGGAACTCAGATGATGCTTCAAGAAGTCCAGAACTCCTTCAAGAGTTTCTGAAATCTGGTCGCAAAAAGGAACTTCTTCGAACTTGTTCTGATAAGGACAAGAAGCACACAGCTTCATCGAAAAGCAAAATAACAGAATTTATAAAGATGGGTAACAAGACACTTAAGAGGCAGGAGTCAAAAAAAGCGTCTTCGAGTTCCAATAATCAGCCTTCCTCTAAGAAGCAGCAAAGAAAGGGGGAAAATCCCACAAGAGTTATACCTGCTTCTGAGAAATCATCAGATTTGGGATGTTCAAACTCATGGATATGTAAAAATTCTGCATGTAGAGCCGTCCTATCCATTGATGACAACTTTTGCAAGAGGTGCTCTTGCTGTATTTGCCATTTATTTGATGACAATAAAGATCCTAGTCTCTGGTTGGTTTGCACATCTGAAAGTAGTGGGGGAGACTTCTGTGGGTTATCATGTCATATTGAATGTGCACTCCAACGTGAAAAGGTGGGTGTTGTTGATTTGGGGCAGTTGATGCAGCTAGATGGTAGCTATTGTTGTGCTTCTTGTGGTAAAGTTTCAGGGATACTCGG ATGTTGGAAGAAGCAGCTAATCATTGCCAAGGATGCTCGTCGTGTTGATGTGCTCTGTTATAGGATTTATTTGAGCTACAGGCTGTTGGATGGGACTTCAAGGTTTAAAGAACTGCATGAAATTGTGAAAGATGCTAAGGCCAAACTAGAAACAGAAGTGGGTCCAGTGAATGGTGTTTCTGCCAAAATGGCACGTGGTATTGTCAGCAGACTCTCTGTTGCTGGTGATGTGCAGAAACTTTGCTCTGTTGCAATTGACAAAGCAGAGGAGTGTCTGGCTGCCATTTCTGATGGAACATCAAATTGCGGAG AGGATTCACTTCCTGCTGCTTGCAGGTTCTTATTTGAAGAAGTGACATCATCATCTGTTGTGatcattttaattgaattatccaCTGTATCGTCTGATGATATTAAGGGCTACAAGCTCTGGTATTGGAAGAGTAGAGAAGAATCGCACACAAAAGAGCCAATTTGCATGTTTCCAAGAGCTCAGAGGAGGATTCTGATATCCAATCTTCAGCCTTGCACGGAATACACCTTTCGCATTGTTTCATATACAGAGTCCGGTGACTGTGGTCACTCTGAGGCTAAGTGTTTTACCAAGAGCGTAGAGATTATTCACAAGGATCCCATTTCTTCAGTTGCCCTGAATGGCAAGAATGTGAACGCCCAATTTGGAGGAGGTACTTCTGGTTCAAAAAGAGAGCTAAAATCTACTATGTCTGTAAATTCTTCTGGATTCAAGGTTCGAGAACTTGGAAAGATCCTACATCTTGCTCGGGCTCAGGAGCAAGGATACTTTGAAGGTTTTTGCAGTGCTGATGCAGAAAAATGTTGTGGAGCTAGCAAAGTGATGAACTCTGAAACCTTAGAAGATCAGTTGCCATCTGTTTCGGGTGGGCTTGACTTAAATGTTGTTTCTGTCCCTGATTTGAATGAAGAGCTGACCCCTCTATTTGAGTCGTCCCGGGATGAAGATAATGGGTGTACTTTGGAACAAGCTGTTGAGGCAGATGACGATGCTGCCTCTCATGACATGAAGAAGAATGGTTTAGCAAGATCACACGGTAGTGGTGATTCCCAGACCTGGACCGGTAGGCCAAGTGGAGAAGTGTCAGCTGTTGATTCCCGGGCAGATCTGTGCAGGAAAAGGGATGCACATTCCAATGAAGAGATGCATGACTGTGATAGCACTTTGATAAATGGGTCACCATTCCGTGTATCCAATGGCTCAGGTTCCTTGGATGAAAATTTTGAATACTGTGTGAAGATAATCCGATGGTTGGAATGTGAGGGTCACATTAACCAGGAATTCAGGTTGAAATTGCTGACTTGGTTTAGTTTGAGATCAACAGAACAAGAACGTCGAGTGGTCAATACTTTCATCCAAACTTTGATCGATGATCCTAGTAGTTTGGCAGGACAGTTAGATGACTCATTTTCAGATATCATATCCAGCAAGAGGCCAAGGAATGGTTTCTGCAACAAGCTGTGGCATTAA
- the LOC110612146 gene encoding VIN3-like protein 1 isoform X1: MDLEDKFLAKVSGVQSLSSSVQSTPEKNGNSDDASRSPELLQEFLKSGRKKELLRTCSDKDKKHTASSKSKITEFIKMGNKTLKRQESKKASSSSNNQPSSKKQQRKGENPTRVIPASEKSSDLGCSNSWICKNSACRAVLSIDDNFCKRCSCCICHLFDDNKDPSLWLVCTSESSGGDFCGLSCHIECALQREKVGVVDLGQLMQLDGSYCCASCGKVSGILGCWKKQLIIAKDARRVDVLCYRIYLSYRLLDGTSRFKELHEIVKDAKAKLETEVGPVNGVSAKMARGIVSRLSVAGDVQKLCSVAIDKAEECLAAISDGTSNCGEDSLPAACRFLFEEVTSSSVVIILIELSTVSSDDIKGYKLWYWKSREESHTKEPICMFPRAQRRILISNLQPCTEYTFRIVSYTESGDCGHSEAKCFTKSVEIIHKDPISSVALNGKNVNAQFGGGTSGSKRELKSTMSVNSSGFKVRELGKILHLARAQEQGYFEGFCSADAEKCCGASKVMNSETLEDQLPSVSGGLDLNVVSVPDLNEELTPLFESSRDEDNGCTLEQAVEADDDAASHDMKKNGLARSHGSGDSQTWTGRPSGEVSAVDSRADLCRKRDAHSNEEMHDCDSTLINGSPFRVSNGSGSLDENFEYCVKIIRWLECEGHINQEFRLKLLTWFSLRSTEQERRVVNTFIQTLIDDPSSLAGQLDDSFSDIISSKRPRNGFCNKLWH; encoded by the exons ATGGATTTAGAGGATAAATTTCTTGCTAaag TTTCTGGGGTTCAAAGCCTTTCTTCCAGTGTGCAAAGCACACCAGAGAAAAATGGGAACTCAGATGATGCTTCAAGAAGTCCAGAACTCCTTCAAGAGTTTCTGAAATCTGGTCGCAAAAAGGAACTTCTTCGAACTTGTTCTGATAAGGACAAGAAGCACACAGCTTCATCGAAAAGCAAAATAACAGAATTTATAAAGATGGGTAACAAGACACTTAAGAGGCAGGAGTCAAAAAAAGCGTCTTCGAGTTCCAATAATCAGCCTTCCTCTAAGAAGCAGCAAAGAAAGGGGGAAAATCCCACAAGAGTTATACCTGCTTCTGAGAAATCATCAGATTTGGGATGTTCAAACTCATGGATATGTAAAAATTCTGCATGTAGAGCCGTCCTATCCATTGATGACAACTTTTGCAAGAGGTGCTCTTGCTGTATTTGCCATTTATTTGATGACAATAAAGATCCTAGTCTCTGGTTGGTTTGCACATCTGAAAGTAGTGGGGGAGACTTCTGTGGGTTATCATGTCATATTGAATGTGCACTCCAACGTGAAAAGGTGGGTGTTGTTGATTTGGGGCAGTTGATGCAGCTAGATGGTAGCTATTGTTGTGCTTCTTGTGGTAAAGTTTCAGGGATACTCGG ATGTTGGAAGAAGCAGCTAATCATTGCCAAGGATGCTCGTCGTGTTGATGTGCTCTGTTATAGGATTTATTTGAGCTACAGGCTGTTGGATGGGACTTCAAGGTTTAAAGAACTGCATGAAATTGTGAAAGATGCTAAGGCCAAACTAGAAACAGAAGTGGGTCCAGTGAATGGTGTTTCTGCCAAAATGGCACGTGGTATTGTCAGCAGACTCTCTGTTGCTGGTGATGTGCAGAAACTTTGCTCTGTTGCAATTGACAAAGCAGAGGAGTGTCTGGCTGCCATTTCTGATGGAACATCAAATTGCGGAG AGGATTCACTTCCTGCTGCTTGCAGGTTCTTATTTGAAGAAGTGACATCATCATCTGTTGTGatcattttaattgaattatccaCTGTATCGTCTGATGATATTAAGGGCTACAAGCTCTGGTATTGGAAGAGTAGAGAAGAATCGCACACAAAAGAGCCAATTTGCATGTTTCCAAGAGCTCAGAGGAGGATTCTGATATCCAATCTTCAGCCTTGCACGGAATACACCTTTCGCATTGTTTCATATACAGAGTCCGGTGACTGTGGTCACTCTGAGGCTAAGTGTTTTACCAAGAGCGTAGAGATTATTCACAAGGATCCCATTTCTTCAGTTGCCCTGAATGGCAAGAATGTGAACGCCCAATTTGGAGGAGGTACTTCTGGTTCAAAAAGAGAGCTAAAATCTACTATGTCTGTAAATTCTTCTGGATTCAAGGTTCGAGAACTTGGAAAGATCCTACATCTTGCTCGGGCTCAGGAGCAAGGATACTTTGAAGGTTTTTGCAGTGCTGATGCAGAAAAATGTTGTGGAGCTAGCAAAGTGATGAACTCTGAAACCTTAGAAGATCAGTTGCCATCTGTTTCGGGTGGGCTTGACTTAAATGTTGTTTCTGTCCCTGATTTGAATGAAGAGCTGACCCCTCTATTTGAGTCGTCCCGGGATGAAGATAATGGGTGTACTTTGGAACAAGCTGTTGAGGCAGATGACGATGCTGCCTCTCATGACATGAAGAAGAATGGTTTAGCAAGATCACACGGTAGTGGTGATTCCCAGACCTGGACCGGTAGGCCAAGTGGAGAAGTGTCAGCTGTTGATTCCCGGGCAGATCTGTGCAGGAAAAGGGATGCACATTCCAATGAAGAGATGCATGACTGTGATAGCACTTTGATAAATGGGTCACCATTCCGTGTATCCAATGGCTCAGGTTCCTTGGATGAAAATTTTGAATACTGTGTGAAGATAATCCGATGGTTGGAATGTGAGGGTCACATTAACCAGGAATTCAGGTTGAAATTGCTGACTTGGTTTAGTTTGAGATCAACAGAACAAGAACGTCGAGTGGTCAATACTTTCATCCAAACTTTGATCGATGATCCTAGTAGTTTGGCAGGACAGTTAGATGACTCATTTTCAGATATCATATCCAGCAAGAGGCCAAGGAATGGTTTCTGCAACAAGCTGTGGCATTAA